The Methylomagnum ishizawai genome has a window encoding:
- a CDS encoding FixH family protein — translation MRRDFPLGVPVLCLWAALSIPAPAAASPKPCADPGTEQRVGGLRVVLVGGSPTPAATGPNLWTVRIEGRNGKPLAGAAVALRPFMEAHGHGTVPDHFQGEEEAPGRYRLGPFDLFMPGDWRMEIRVAPRRGRPAAAVFHACIQE, via the coding sequence ATGAGGCGGGATTTCCCGCTGGGCGTGCCGGTGCTATGCCTCTGGGCGGCTTTGTCGATACCGGCCCCGGCGGCGGCATCGCCCAAACCATGCGCCGATCCGGGGACGGAACAACGGGTCGGCGGGCTGCGGGTGGTCCTGGTCGGTGGGTCGCCCACCCCCGCCGCGACCGGCCCCAACCTCTGGACGGTGCGGATCGAGGGGCGGAACGGCAAACCGCTGGCCGGGGCGGCGGTGGCGCTGCGCCCCTTCATGGAAGCCCACGGCCACGGTACGGTGCCCGACCACTTCCAGGGCGAGGAGGAAGCGCCGGGCCGCTACCGGCTCGGTCCCTTCGACCTGTTCATGCCGGGCGATTGGCGGATGGAAATCCGGGTCGCGCCGCGCCGGGGCCGGCCCGCCGCCGCCGTGTTCCATGCCTGTATCCAGGAGTAG
- a CDS encoding c-type cytochrome, which yields MPPRCGAGWPSPRHPPPPRLGVPAWDAALAAKPQGDPGRGRQRYADGGCGGCHGEAGVAERREWPVLAGQRPLYLYKMLLDFKAGRVGGGEAATMAAMASTLDAADMADIAAWLGGLPRPAPAHESTAPPALLRGDRTRLIPPCEACHGADGQGWEALPAITGQNRAYFVAALTRFKEGGRANDINHGMGMIARELTAAEIQALAGYFSR from the coding sequence ATACCGCCCCGCTGTGGGGCTGGCTGGCCTTCGCCGCGCCACCCGCCGCCGCCGAGGCTCGGCGTCCCCGCCTGGGACGCCGCCCTCGCCGCCAAGCCCCAGGGCGACCCCGGCCGGGGCCGCCAACGCTACGCCGACGGCGGCTGCGGCGGCTGCCATGGCGAGGCCGGGGTCGCCGAGCGCCGCGAATGGCCGGTGCTGGCCGGACAAAGGCCGTTGTACCTCTACAAGATGCTGCTGGACTTCAAGGCAGGCCGGGTCGGCGGCGGCGAGGCCGCGACCATGGCGGCCATGGCCTCCACCCTGGACGCGGCGGACATGGCCGATATCGCGGCCTGGCTGGGCGGCCTGCCCCGGCCCGCCCCGGCCCACGAGTCCACCGCCCCGCCCGCCCTGCTGCGCGGCGACCGGACCCGGCTGATCCCGCCCTGCGAAGCCTGCCACGGCGCGGACGGCCAGGGCTGGGAAGCGCTGCCCGCCATCACCGGCCAGAACCGCGCCTACTTCGTCGCCGCCCTGACCCGCTTCAAGGAGGGCGGCCGCGCCAACGACATCAACCACGGCATGGGCATGATCGCCCGCGAACTCACCGCCGCCGAAATCCAGGCGCTGGCCGGTTATTTCAGCCGCTGA
- a CDS encoding efflux RND transporter periplasmic adaptor subunit, with amino-acid sequence MLPKPILPTLALAGFLFGVYSAVHGNQPQAIAQPVSEPAQAPFPNFIAGSGIVEARSHNLEIGTPLPGIVKTLAVKVGDRIEAGAVLFVLDDREPQAELAIRRADLIRAQAGVAEAAASVTDAKTLLTLAEAVTDRRAISTEELDRRRNALLIAKARLDSAKAQVTQAEAQLEAIKTTLDRLVIRAPMAGEVLQINVRPGEFAQAGVNSTPLLVMGNLDHPHVRVDIDENDAWRFRPGGKAVAFLRGNRRFSAPLTLSYVEPYVVPKRSLTGDSTERVDTRVLQALYSFDRDRLPAYVGQQLDVFIEAPAEDAAASAAPGARP; translated from the coding sequence ATGCTCCCTAAACCCATCCTCCCCACCCTCGCCCTGGCCGGCTTCCTGTTCGGGGTGTATTCGGCGGTCCACGGCAACCAGCCCCAGGCCATCGCCCAACCCGTGTCGGAACCGGCCCAAGCCCCCTTCCCCAACTTCATCGCCGGTTCCGGCATCGTCGAGGCCCGCAGCCACAACCTGGAAATCGGCACGCCCCTGCCCGGCATCGTCAAAACCCTGGCCGTGAAGGTCGGCGATAGGATCGAGGCGGGCGCGGTGCTGTTCGTCCTGGACGACCGCGAGCCCCAGGCCGAACTCGCCATCCGCCGCGCCGACCTGATCCGCGCCCAGGCCGGGGTGGCCGAAGCCGCCGCCTCCGTCACCGATGCCAAAACCCTGCTGACCCTGGCCGAAGCCGTCACCGACCGCCGCGCCATCAGCACCGAGGAACTCGACCGCCGCCGCAACGCCTTGCTCATCGCCAAAGCCCGGCTCGACAGCGCCAAGGCCCAGGTGACCCAGGCCGAGGCGCAATTGGAAGCCATCAAGACCACGCTGGACCGCCTCGTCATCCGGGCGCCGATGGCGGGCGAGGTGTTGCAAATCAATGTGCGGCCCGGCGAATTCGCCCAGGCCGGGGTAAACAGCACGCCATTGTTGGTGATGGGCAACCTGGACCATCCCCATGTCCGGGTCGATATCGACGAGAACGATGCCTGGCGCTTCCGGCCCGGCGGCAAGGCGGTGGCCTTCCTGCGCGGCAACCGCCGCTTCAGCGCCCCCCTGACCCTGTCCTATGTCGAGCCCTATGTGGTGCCCAAGCGCTCCCTCACCGGGGACAGCACCGAGCGGGTGGATACCCGCGTGCTGCAAGCGCTCTACAGCTTCGACCGCGACCGATTGCCGGCCTATGTCGGCCAGCAGTTGGATGTGTTCATCGAAGCGCCGGCCGAAGACGCGGCGGCCTCCGCGGCGCCGGGAGCCCGGCCATGA
- a CDS encoding efflux transporter outer membrane subunit has translation MKPRLLPWLLAGLLAGCTVGPDYERPKLPTPPRWREAPAQATAPAAEWWKAFNDPVLDRLVRQALAANLDLKQTAARIADARAQGHSIIASALPSLDAHNSTSRRLNNFASSGNSGSAAGSGLGVGKQIVNIFQTGFDAQWELDFFGGVQRAFEAAEASLDAEEENRRAVVVSLLGEVARQYIGVRANQRQIAITQDNLRAQADTLELTRARERAGLATGLEVSQQEAQVATTRAQLPVYTTGLQQALHALAVLLGQAPAQLAELPGETARVPSAAPGLVADLPSELLRRRPDIRKSERLLAAANAQVGVAIAELYPKINLSAFIGIQNTHITDFTPIGKSWSMASSVSLPIFNWGRIQANIDSKQAQHQQAFLTYQSTVLNAFKEVEDALAAYAEEQRRRTDLAEAVEASRLAMALAEERYARGLTTFLDVLETQRALYAAESNLVASESLVSTDLVALYKALGGGWQVVEPDRAQMDTAAAE, from the coding sequence ATGAAGCCGCGCCTCCTGCCCTGGTTGCTGGCGGGGCTGCTGGCCGGCTGCACGGTCGGTCCCGATTACGAACGGCCCAAACTGCCCACGCCGCCGCGCTGGCGCGAAGCCCCCGCCCAGGCCACCGCGCCCGCCGCCGAATGGTGGAAGGCGTTCAACGACCCGGTGCTGGACCGGCTGGTCCGGCAAGCCCTGGCCGCGAACCTCGACCTCAAGCAAACCGCCGCCCGCATCGCCGACGCCCGCGCCCAGGGCCACAGCATCATCGCCAGCGCCCTGCCCAGCCTGGATGCCCACAACAGCACCAGCCGCAGGCTCAACAACTTCGCCAGCAGCGGCAACTCGGGCAGCGCGGCGGGCAGCGGCCTGGGCGTGGGCAAGCAGATCGTCAACATCTTCCAGACCGGCTTCGACGCCCAATGGGAATTGGATTTCTTCGGCGGGGTGCAACGCGCCTTCGAGGCCGCCGAAGCCTCGCTCGACGCCGAGGAGGAAAACCGCCGCGCCGTGGTGGTGTCCCTGTTGGGCGAAGTGGCCCGGCAATACATCGGGGTCCGCGCCAACCAGCGCCAAATCGCCATCACCCAGGACAACCTCCGCGCCCAGGCCGACACCCTCGAACTGACCCGCGCCCGCGAACGGGCCGGGCTCGCCACGGGACTGGAGGTTTCGCAGCAAGAAGCCCAGGTCGCCACCACCCGCGCCCAATTGCCGGTGTACACCACCGGACTCCAACAAGCCCTGCACGCCCTGGCCGTGCTGCTGGGCCAGGCCCCTGCCCAACTGGCCGAACTGCCGGGCGAAACGGCGCGGGTCCCCAGCGCCGCGCCCGGCCTGGTGGCCGACCTGCCGTCGGAACTCTTGCGCCGCCGTCCGGATATCCGCAAGAGCGAGCGGCTGTTGGCGGCGGCCAACGCCCAGGTCGGGGTCGCCATCGCCGAACTCTATCCCAAAATCAACCTCTCGGCCTTCATCGGCATCCAGAACACTCACATCACCGATTTCACGCCCATCGGCAAATCCTGGTCCATGGCCTCCTCGGTGAGCCTGCCCATCTTCAACTGGGGCCGCATCCAGGCCAATATCGACAGCAAACAAGCCCAGCACCAGCAGGCTTTCCTGACCTATCAAAGCACGGTGCTGAACGCCTTCAAGGAAGTGGAGGACGCCCTCGCCGCCTATGCGGAGGAACAGCGCCGCCGGACCGATTTGGCCGAGGCGGTCGAAGCCAGCCGCTTGGCGATGGCCCTGGCGGAAGAGCGCTACGCCCGGGGTTTGACGACCTTCCTGGACGTGCTGGAAACCCAGCGGGCGCTGTATGCGGCGGAGAGCAACCTGGTCGCCAGCGAGTCCCTGGTTTCAACCGACTTGGTGGCTTTGTACAAGGCCCTGGGCGGGGGCTGGCAGGTGGTGGAACCCGACCGCGCCCAGATGGACACCGCCGCGGCGGAATAG
- a CDS encoding sodium/proton-translocating pyrophosphatase codes for MAASYGWGRGWTLGRRRGNTPELERAAAAVGSAAAALVGRGYLATGLVLLTVLGLTFTKAAVLGDSYVVGWIANGVLVGGLGSALAGWVGLRIALGAGRHAAGTAGLGRAQALAPVAIGGAAVGAWVAGLALAGVAGYYWVAQAALPVDIALRGLLGGSLGGSLGGSLSSLAARVGMGTGAAGAGLADQGGDPPRDGALLPVWPGIASGWRAWPPICTKA; via the coding sequence TTGGCGGCGAGCTATGGCTGGGGGCGGGGTTGGACCCTGGGCCGCCGTCGGGGGAACACCCCGGAACTGGAACGGGCGGCCGCCGCGGTGGGTTCCGCCGCCGCGGCCCTGGTCGGGCGCGGTTATCTCGCCACCGGGCTGGTCTTGCTGACGGTGCTGGGATTGACCTTCACCAAGGCGGCGGTCCTGGGCGATAGCTATGTGGTCGGCTGGATCGCCAACGGCGTGTTGGTCGGCGGGCTGGGTTCGGCGCTGGCGGGTTGGGTGGGTTTGAGGATCGCCCTGGGGGCCGGTCGGCACGCCGCCGGGACGGCGGGGCTGGGACGGGCGCAGGCCCTGGCCCCGGTCGCCATCGGCGGCGCGGCGGTGGGGGCCTGGGTGGCCGGGTTGGCCCTGGCCGGGGTCGCGGGTTATTACTGGGTGGCGCAAGCGGCCTTGCCGGTCGATATCGCCCTGCGCGGCTTGTTGGGCGGGTCGCTGGGCGGGTCGCTGGGCGGGTCGCTGTCGAGTTTGGCGGCGCGGGTCGGCATGGGCACGGGAGCCGCCGGGGCCGGTCTCGCGGACCAGGGGGGCGATCCGCCCCGCGACGGAGCCTTGCTGCCGGTTTGGCCGGGAATTGCGTCGGGGTGGCGGGCATGGCCGCCGATTTGTACGAAAGCCTGA
- a CDS encoding multiheme c-type cytochrome, with translation MRRAWLAACAPLLAGTVLAAPTLPDDPASCGRCHPGHYREWAGSMHAYAVKDPVFRAMNRLGQDATGGKLGDFCVACHAPLAVRRGLTRDGLNLDQVPETLHGVTCQFCHTVEAVEGGHNHPLRLAGDGAVRGGIADPVANAVHASRYSALHDHARPESAALCGSCHDIDTPPPTPVALERTFREWRTSVYARPRDRGGLTCGGCHMPGRDGPAADVPDAPPRRVHSHRWPGVDVALEDFPDKEAQRAAIQRLLDSAVAGRLCVGMGKRGVELRVTLENLAAGHAFPSGAAQDRRLWVEVSARRGGKQVFASGLEGPEPPAQGAGDPRPWVFRDILRDVHGAETHRFWEAARIESKLLPVPVADAQGRAAHHVSRTYRYPDRRLPDTVEVAVRLRPIGRDVLDELVRLGYLEAEDREQVPTFGLGGARLSWRAAAGRTCVEPAARR, from the coding sequence ATGCGGAGAGCTTGGCTGGCGGCTTGCGCGCCGCTCTTGGCCGGGACGGTCCTGGCCGCGCCGACCCTGCCGGACGATCCGGCCTCCTGCGGGCGTTGCCATCCCGGGCATTACCGGGAATGGGCCGGCAGCATGCACGCCTACGCGGTGAAGGACCCGGTGTTCCGGGCCATGAACCGGCTGGGCCAGGACGCCACCGGCGGCAAGCTGGGCGATTTCTGCGTCGCTTGCCACGCGCCCCTGGCGGTGCGCCGCGGCCTGACCCGCGACGGCTTGAACCTCGACCAGGTGCCGGAAACCCTGCACGGCGTCACCTGCCAGTTTTGCCATACGGTCGAGGCGGTCGAGGGCGGGCACAACCATCCCCTGCGCCTCGCCGGGGATGGCGCGGTCCGGGGTGGCATCGCCGATCCCGTCGCCAACGCCGTCCATGCCTCGCGCTATTCCGCCTTGCACGACCACGCCCGGCCCGAGTCGGCGGCGCTGTGCGGGAGTTGCCACGATATCGATACCCCGCCGCCGACCCCGGTGGCCTTGGAGCGCACCTTCCGGGAGTGGCGGACTTCCGTGTATGCCCGTCCCAGGGACCGGGGCGGCCTGACCTGCGGCGGCTGCCATATGCCGGGTCGCGACGGTCCCGCCGCCGATGTGCCGGATGCGCCGCCGCGGCGGGTCCATTCCCACCGCTGGCCGGGGGTGGATGTGGCCCTGGAGGATTTCCCCGACAAGGAGGCGCAACGGGCCGCGATCCAGCGCCTGTTGGATAGCGCGGTGGCGGGCCGGTTGTGCGTGGGGATGGGCAAGCGGGGCGTGGAGTTGCGCGTGACCTTGGAGAACCTCGCCGCCGGGCACGCCTTCCCCAGCGGCGCGGCCCAGGATCGGCGTTTGTGGGTGGAGGTGTCGGCGCGGCGCGGCGGCAAACAGGTGTTCGCCAGCGGCTTGGAAGGGCCGGAACCACCCGCCCAGGGCGCGGGCGATCCCCGGCCCTGGGTGTTCCGGGATATCCTGCGCGACGTCCACGGCGCGGAAACCCACCGCTTTTGGGAGGCCGCCCGCATCGAATCCAAGCTGCTGCCGGTGCCGGTGGCGGACGCCCAGGGCCGCGCCGCCCACCATGTCTCGCGGACCTACCGCTATCCCGACCGGCGCTTGCCGGATACGGTCGAGGTCGCGGTGCGGCTGCGGCCCATAGGCCGCGACGTGCTGGACGAACTGGTGCGGCTCGGCTATCTGGAGGCGGAGGACCGCGAGCAGGTGCCCACCTTCGGTTTGGGCGGGGCGCGTCTGTCCTGGCGGGCCGCCGCGGGGCGGACCTGCGTCGAACCGGCGGCGCGGCGCTGA
- a CDS encoding SCO family protein gives MASRSNSRPSRGWLALCACLAIAAGLSRCQPPQGALPELRSGVLLPRPRPLDPAGLVLDDGAPLADFLGRGRWTVVFTGYTHCPDACPTTLAQLARARSLPGAGGVRVLFLSVDPGRDTPERLGLYVRHFDPGFRAATGPAGRVAAFVAGLGAAFQQDGDGGNYRVDHSTALVLVDPLGRLAGYLTPPFTPETLAADLGAVAAVP, from the coding sequence ATGGCGTCCCGGTCCAATTCCAGGCCGTCGCGGGGGTGGCTGGCGCTGTGCGCCTGCCTCGCCATCGCGGCGGGCCTGTCCCGTTGCCAGCCGCCCCAGGGTGCCTTGCCGGAATTGCGCTCGGGGGTGTTGCTGCCCCGGCCCCGTCCGCTGGATCCGGCGGGTTTGGTCCTGGACGATGGTGCGCCCTTGGCAGATTTCCTGGGACGGGGGCGGTGGACCGTGGTTTTCACCGGCTATACCCATTGTCCCGACGCCTGTCCCACCACCCTGGCCCAGTTGGCGCGGGCGCGGTCCCTGCCGGGGGCCGGAGGGGTCCGGGTCTTGTTCCTCTCGGTCGATCCGGGGCGCGACACGCCCGAGCGCCTGGGTCTTTATGTCCGCCATTTCGATCCCGGTTTCCGCGCCGCCACCGGCCCCGCCGGGCGGGTGGCGGCGTTCGTGGCCGGGCTGGGCGCGGCCTTCCAACAGGACGGGGACGGCGGGAACTACCGGGTCGATCATTCCACGGCGCTGGTTCTGGTCGATCCCTTGGGCAGGTTGGCGGGTTATCTGACGCCGCCGTTCACGCCGGAGACCCTCGCCGCCGACCTCGGCGCGGTGGCGGCGGTGCCGTAG
- a CDS encoding CBS domain-containing protein, which translates to MTNSKFPPLRARILDPGSAIARPSQELPERLGFDSPALSAMTDLRQVPAITAWINTPMEQANAKMIRHGVRLLLVLDDQDRLAGLLTANDILGEKPLRHLRRMGGTHADIRVGDIMTGLAEVETLNLAEVRAAQVGHIVASLRQARRHHALVAETTGRSVCGVFSITQIARQLGLPLRTFDIDRLFAAIAALETAPPA; encoded by the coding sequence ATGACGAACAGCAAGTTCCCGCCCTTGCGCGCCCGCATCCTGGACCCAGGGTCCGCCATCGCCCGCCCGAGCCAGGAATTGCCCGAACGCCTCGGCTTCGACAGCCCGGCGCTATCGGCGATGACCGACCTGCGCCAGGTGCCGGCCATCACGGCCTGGATCAACACCCCGATGGAACAAGCCAACGCCAAGATGATCCGCCACGGGGTGCGCCTGCTGTTGGTCCTGGACGACCAGGACCGCCTGGCCGGGTTGCTCACCGCCAACGATATCCTGGGCGAGAAACCCCTGCGCCACCTGCGGCGCATGGGCGGCACCCATGCCGATATCCGGGTCGGCGACATCATGACCGGGCTGGCCGAGGTGGAGACCCTGAACTTGGCGGAAGTCCGCGCGGCCCAGGTCGGCCACATCGTCGCCAGCCTGCGCCAGGCCCGCCGCCATCACGCCCTGGTCGCCGAAACCACCGGGCGCTCGGTGTGCGGGGTGTTCTCCATCACTCAGATCGCCCGCCAACTGGGCCTGCCGCTGCGGACCTTCGATATCGACCGGCTGTTCGCGGCCATCGCGGCCCTGGAAACCGCCCCTCCCGCCTGA
- a CDS encoding DUF1956 domain-containing protein, with translation MNEPQDNEQARDRLLQAAVEVFGERGFRDATVRDICAKASVNPASVNYYFGGKEALYHAALALAFQEGDRRYPQNPAFDASLSPEERLGSFIRALLLRLTDNSLFGSYGRLIAREIADPTPALDYIVETILRPRIQNLREILPDLLGPGWRDPDIARCIFAILGLCLVYQHSRPLVDRLCPEVIGSPEAIAETADFITRYTLAALKQLAAGSQA, from the coding sequence ATGAACGAACCCCAAGACAACGAACAAGCCCGCGACCGCCTTTTGCAAGCCGCCGTGGAAGTCTTCGGCGAACGCGGCTTCCGCGATGCCACGGTGCGGGACATCTGCGCCAAGGCGAGCGTCAATCCCGCCTCGGTCAATTATTACTTCGGCGGCAAGGAAGCCCTCTACCACGCCGCCCTGGCCCTGGCCTTCCAGGAAGGCGACCGCCGCTATCCACAGAACCCGGCCTTCGATGCCAGCCTGTCCCCGGAAGAGCGGCTCGGATCCTTCATCCGCGCCCTGTTGCTCCGGCTCACCGACAACAGCTTGTTCGGCAGCTATGGCCGCTTGATCGCCCGCGAAATCGCCGACCCCACCCCGGCCCTGGACTATATCGTCGAGACGATCCTGCGCCCCCGCATCCAAAACCTCCGCGAAATCCTGCCGGACTTGCTCGGTCCCGGCTGGCGGGACCCCGATATTGCCCGCTGCATCTTCGCCATCCTGGGACTTTGCCTGGTCTACCAGCATTCCCGGCCCCTGGTGGACCGCCTCTGTCCGGAAGTCATCGGCAGCCCCGAAGCCATCGCCGAAACCGCCGACTTCATCACCCGCTACACATTGGCGGCGCTCAAGCAACTCGCCGCCGGGAGCCAAGCATGA
- the tig gene encoding trigger factor produces MNITLEELDGLERRMSFAIPAQRIYAEVKRRLRDCAGRAQLDGFRPGRAPLAVVERQFGPRLRQEVIDDLLTEAFREAAREARVQPVGVPVIELRETVLAAPADAPEPTFVATFEVYPDFALVPPETLKIERQVVDIAETDVDAMLEALRRLHLEWLPTDRPAQRGDRVLFDLQGHMDHEPLREIRRIPLVLGAKVQGGAFGAGVQDEFARQIEGARAGEFVDLLIGFPNDYEKDHLAGREVRFTLHICSVEEPHLPELNDALAQKLGHAGGLAALRAETRATMEAEALANCHALFKQRVLETLREAHPIPLPKSRVEAETQRLLEEARAQLRAEGRQEEEDGELVALLVGDRARHHVALGLVLARIVAEHGLKAEPEALDGLVATIAAECADPAEAAARLRGNAGMMAELESALLEDRVVDWVLERAQVVDMPVSFGEFMRAWRPEASPA; encoded by the coding sequence TTGAACATCACGCTCGAAGAATTAGACGGCCTCGAACGCCGCATGAGCTTCGCCATCCCCGCCCAACGCATCTACGCCGAGGTGAAGCGGCGGCTGCGGGACTGCGCGGGCCGGGCCCAGCTCGACGGCTTCCGTCCGGGCCGCGCCCCGCTGGCCGTGGTGGAACGCCAGTTCGGTCCCCGGCTCCGGCAGGAGGTCATCGACGACCTGCTGACCGAAGCCTTCCGCGAAGCCGCCCGCGAGGCCCGCGTCCAGCCGGTCGGCGTGCCGGTCATCGAATTGCGCGAAACGGTGCTGGCCGCCCCGGCGGACGCCCCGGAACCGACCTTCGTCGCCACCTTCGAGGTCTACCCCGACTTCGCCCTGGTGCCGCCGGAAACCCTCAAAATCGAACGGCAGGTGGTGGATATCGCCGAAACCGATGTCGATGCGATGCTGGAGGCGCTGCGCCGCTTGCATCTGGAATGGCTGCCCACCGACCGCCCGGCCCAACGCGGCGACCGGGTGCTGTTCGACCTGCAAGGCCATATGGACCACGAACCCCTGCGCGAAATCCGCCGCATCCCGTTGGTGCTGGGGGCCAAGGTCCAGGGCGGGGCGTTCGGCGCGGGGGTGCAGGACGAATTCGCCCGCCAGATCGAAGGCGCCCGCGCCGGGGAATTCGTGGACCTGCTGATCGGCTTCCCCAACGACTATGAGAAAGATCATCTGGCCGGGCGGGAAGTACGCTTCACTTTGCATATCTGCTCGGTGGAGGAACCCCATCTGCCCGAACTGAACGACGCCCTCGCCCAAAAGCTCGGTCACGCTGGGGGCCTCGCCGCGCTGCGGGCGGAAACCCGCGCCACCATGGAGGCCGAGGCCCTGGCGAACTGCCACGCCCTGTTCAAGCAACGGGTGCTGGAAACCCTGCGCGAGGCCCACCCCATCCCCCTGCCCAAATCCAGGGTCGAGGCCGAGACCCAGCGCCTGTTGGAGGAGGCCCGCGCCCAACTCCGCGCCGAGGGTCGCCAGGAAGAAGAGGACGGGGAATTGGTCGCGCTGCTGGTCGGGGACCGCGCCCGCCACCATGTGGCCCTGGGCCTGGTCCTGGCCCGCATCGTGGCCGAACATGGACTCAAGGCGGAACCGGAAGCGCTGGACGGCTTGGTGGCGACCATCGCCGCCGAATGCGCCGATCCCGCCGAGGCCGCGGCCCGGCTGCGCGGCAACGCGGGGATGATGGCGGAATTGGAATCGGCCCTGCTGGAGGACCGGGTGGTCGATTGGGTGTTGGAGCGCGCCCAGGTGGTGGACATGCCGGTGAGCTTCGGCGAATTCATGCGCGCCTGGCGGCCGGAGGCAAGCCCGGCCTAG
- a CDS encoding ABC transporter ATP-binding protein, producing MAPNTQTAPLAVRCQGVVKTYDTGGQKLTALRGIDLDIRQGELMMLVGPSGCGKTTLISIIAGILDQSAGMCEVFGQDLAHLPQKRKLKFRAENIGFVFQAYNLLPSLTTTENAAVPLIINGVPRQEAERRAAAVLERVGLGERLRSLPSQLSGGQQQRVAIARALVHNPRLIVCDEPTSALDHQTGHTVMELLREVALDAHKVLVIVTHDARIFEFADRMAHMDDGRIIQIETPKRGQPSP from the coding sequence ATGGCTCCAAACACCCAAACCGCCCCGCTGGCCGTGCGCTGCCAAGGCGTGGTCAAAACCTACGACACCGGCGGGCAGAAGCTCACCGCCCTGCGCGGGATCGATCTCGACATCCGCCAAGGCGAATTGATGATGCTGGTGGGTCCGTCCGGCTGCGGCAAGACCACCTTGATTTCCATCATCGCCGGGATACTCGACCAGAGCGCAGGCATGTGCGAGGTGTTCGGCCAGGATTTGGCCCATCTGCCGCAGAAACGCAAGTTGAAATTCCGGGCCGAGAACATCGGCTTCGTATTCCAGGCCTACAACCTGCTGCCGTCCCTGACCACCACCGAGAACGCCGCCGTGCCCCTCATCATCAACGGCGTGCCGCGCCAGGAAGCCGAGCGCCGGGCCGCGGCGGTGCTGGAGCGGGTGGGCCTGGGCGAGCGCCTGCGCTCCCTGCCCTCGCAGTTATCGGGCGGACAACAGCAGCGGGTCGCCATCGCCCGCGCCCTGGTCCACAACCCGCGCCTCATCGTCTGCGACGAACCCACCAGCGCCCTCGACCATCAAACCGGCCACACGGTGATGGAACTACTGCGGGAAGTGGCCCTGGACGCCCACAAGGTGTTGGTGATCGTGACCCACGACGCCCGCATCTTCGAGTTCGCCGACCGCATGGCGCACATGGACGATGGGCGGATTATCCAAATCGAAACGCCCAAGCGCGGACAACCCTCCCCCTGA
- a CDS encoding ABC transporter permease — protein MNYIALKMLMGDRGKYLGIVMGLTFASLIMTQQPAIFVGLMARTYSFITDLGLPDIWVMDAKVQFVDDIKPLQDTELYRVRGISGVEWAMPLYKGLIKARLSNGNFQTCIVVGLDDATLIGGPPQMLEGRLEDLRRSDGVIVDIDGAREKLAKPPATPGGQPTPLKLGDTLELNDRRAIVVGLAKVTRTFQSQPVIYTTYTRATTYAPRERKLLSFVLVKAKPGIDIPALIQRIQGNTGLAAYSQQGFKQLTVDYFMQNTGIPINFGMSVALGFIVGAAIAGQTFYSFTLENLRQFGVLKAMGASNGTLLSMILLQAALVGCTGYGLGVGLTSLFGWSMRNTILAFKFPWQLLVFSGVGVTLICIFAALISIRKVIKLEPATVFKG, from the coding sequence ATGAACTACATCGCGCTGAAAATGCTGATGGGCGACCGCGGCAAATACCTCGGCATCGTGATGGGCCTGACCTTCGCCTCCCTCATCATGACCCAGCAACCGGCCATCTTCGTCGGGCTGATGGCGCGGACCTACAGCTTCATCACCGACCTGGGCCTGCCCGATATCTGGGTCATGGATGCCAAGGTGCAGTTCGTGGACGACATCAAACCCCTACAGGACACCGAACTCTACCGGGTGCGGGGGATTTCCGGGGTGGAATGGGCCATGCCCTTGTACAAGGGCTTGATCAAGGCGCGGCTGTCGAACGGCAATTTCCAGACCTGCATCGTGGTGGGCCTGGACGACGCCACCCTGATCGGTGGCCCGCCCCAGATGCTGGAAGGCCGGCTCGAAGACCTGCGCCGCAGCGACGGCGTGATCGTGGACATCGACGGGGCCAGGGAAAAACTGGCGAAACCGCCCGCCACCCCCGGCGGCCAACCCACGCCGCTCAAGCTCGGCGATACCCTGGAACTCAACGACCGCCGCGCCATCGTGGTGGGACTGGCCAAGGTGACGCGCACCTTCCAATCGCAACCGGTGATCTACACCACCTATACGCGAGCCACCACCTACGCCCCCAGGGAACGCAAGCTCCTATCCTTCGTCTTGGTCAAGGCCAAGCCCGGCATCGATATTCCGGCCCTGATCCAGCGCATCCAGGGCAACACCGGCCTCGCCGCGTACTCCCAGCAAGGCTTCAAACAGCTCACCGTGGACTACTTCATGCAGAACACCGGCATCCCCATCAATTTCGGCATGTCGGTGGCCCTGGGTTTCATCGTGGGCGCGGCCATCGCGGGCCAGACCTTCTACAGCTTCACCCTGGAAAACCTGCGCCAGTTCGGCGTGCTGAAAGCCATGGGGGCCAGCAATGGCACCTTGCTGTCGATGATCCTGTTACAGGCGGCCTTGGTGGGCTGCACCGGCTACGGCCTGGGCGTGGGGCTGACCTCGCTGTTCGGCTGGTCGATGCGCAACACCATCCTGGCCTTCAAATTCCCCTGGCAATTGCTGGTGTTCAGCGGGGTGGGGGTGACGTTGATCTGCATATTCGCCGCCCTCATCAGTATCCGCAAGGTGATCAAGCTGGAACCGGCGACCGTGTTCAAAGGGTGA